The Monodelphis domestica isolate mMonDom1 chromosome 7, mMonDom1.pri, whole genome shotgun sequence genome window below encodes:
- the FAM221B gene encoding protein FAM221B isoform X3 gives MTIPIQPIDLAKERRHRRSQAHITRLPRLCGPLPTGYMRPLAPSEKPEVLTVARAMHRDKFGHHVKQLFQWDKDATLKAIQSGLYIGWRCPHYLWDCYRIGSESKCFCGHLLTQHRMASDISVPCTMNGCRCQMFCFIPSRPEEVGEFWLQKRSGFDPKTWRALCRCKHNHEEHSPTGAHACRHRGCQCNFFQSNFLCAACDRRWEEHETFFESEETRRQRGRTSGEKSRSSKGAVQ, from the exons ATTACAAGGCTCCCCAGGTTATGTGGCCCACTCCCCACAGGTTATATGCGCCCTCTCGCCCCATCTGAGAAACCAGAGGTTCTAACGGTTGCCAGGGCTATGCACAGGGACAAGTTTGGACATCATGTGAAGCAGCTTTTCCAATGGGATAAGGATGCAACACTGAAAGCTATCCAGAGCG GTCTTTACATTGGTTGGCGCTGCCCCCATTACCTATGGGACTGCTACCGTATTGGGAGTGAATCAAAGTGCTTCTGTGGACACCTGCTCACCCAGCACCGGATGGCTTCAG ACATATCTGTTCCCTGCACCATGAATGGGTGCCGATGTCAAATGTTCTGCTTCATCCCATCACGACCAGAAGAAGTGGGAGAGTTCTGGCTTCAAAAACGATCTGGTTTTGACCCCAAAACATGGAGGGCCCTTTGTCGCTGCAAACACAACCACGAGGAGCACAGCCCCACAGGGGCCCATGCCTGCCGACATCGCG GCTGCCAGTGTAATTTCTTCCAGTCAAATTTCCTTTGTGCTGCATGTGACCGACGATGGGAAGAACATGAAACCTTCTTTGAATCTGAGGAGACCAGGAGGCAAAGAGGGAGAACAAGTGGTGAGAAGAGCCGTTCATCAAAGGGAGCTGTACAGTGA